In the genome of Caenorhabditis elegans chromosome IV, the window CCGGGACAGTTTTTGGTTAAGGAGACGTAAGTCATAGACTTTAgtattagttttaaaaattttcatttccatctgtatttttattccagaaagAACTGTCAATTCTGCCCACGTGGAACCTTCCAAAACGAAGAGCAGGAGAGCACATGCAAGCTGTGTGCACCGGACCACACCACAGCTGCTCCTGGAGCCACTGCCGAGTCTCAGTGCTTTTCGACGAATCAATGTGCGACAGGAGAGTACAACTGCTCCTGGCACGCCAACTGCATCGATCTACCCGACGAGAATGATGTTCCGAGCTACGAGTGTCGGTGCAAGCCAGGATACCGTGGAAATGGAACTCACTGTACGGATGCTTGCAACGACTTCTGCTTGAATGACGGAATCTGCAAGAAGAACAACATCGGAAATGTAGAGTGCATCTGTAAGGATCACTTTAGCGGGGATCGGTGTGAGCTGAGATTCCAAGCTTCAAATAACAAGCTATGGATTGCAACGGTCATTGTCGGAGTCGTAGTGATCGGAATCATCATTGTGATCATTGTGTTCATGATCTCCTTCCGGTTCAATCATGTCCAAGACACTAATGAAAAGTCGTCGACGTTGGCGGATCTGTCTCCAACTGCGAATAACATCCTCTACGGGACACCGCCAGTTTGtaagtttggtttttttttttaatagaaatggaaaaaaaaattggggaatatttctgaaacttttagaaggaaaaaacatttttggccaCGATTTGACATGAGATTTGGCAAAAACGTCAACAACGgagtttttacagttttcttATGTTAGCTTTCAAAAAGTCTCTCCTCcgctaagcctaagcctcagcccatgcctaagcctaagtctgagcgtaagcctaagtctGAGCCTAAGCTTGAGCCAGAGCCTAGGCCAGTCTAGGATAGtaattttcttagaatttctaGTCGGTATGATgtattttgtctaaaaattctctgaaaaaagtcTCAAAGTCCATCCAGgccatcaaatttttcaatttttccaggcgAACCTCCACGCGCGTTCGGCTACTACTACGAAGACGACGACGTCTACGAGACAAAATCACGCGAAATGATCGGAAGCGGATCAGAACGTCGTCCGACCACGTCGACGGTTACCTCGATGGGCGGTGCAATGAGCCGAGCCATCGAGCAGCACAAGTACGAGCAGCGGATGCGGCAGGCGCAGCAACACATGTATCAGCCGGGCGGTGGCAACGACGAGGAATGAAGGAATGAAAACTTATATACCGACTAACTACGGGTTTTCGACACGGAATATTGCTCTTTTTCCCCTTATTAGTGTCTTTCACTTTGCTTCTTCTTGCGATTGAAGAAAACTTctcacaaatttttaacttatttCTGTACTTGCAGTTAGTACTTGTACctttatttcactttttctctgaaaaccgCTCAACTCGTGTAAATACCGTACCTCAACTATTTTCCAGTTATTGAAATTatcgaataaattttaattattcaatGTTATACAAAAAAGGTCTTTTGAAGAGTCTAATTATTCTTAGGCCTaagcttagacttagacttataCTTACGCTTACGGTTAGGCTTATGTTTAGGCTTAGATAGGGGTGGCTATAGGTCGACCTAGgtcgacctgcgacctagagGGTTAGGTCGCATcgcgacctaggtcgctaggtcgcaggtcgcaatgcgacccaggtcgctaggtcgcaggtcgcaatgcgacctaggtcgcGATGCGACCTAAATGAAAAcagcgacctagcgacctaggGCGCACTCTTGCCACCcctaggcttagacttaggcttatgcttagacttaggcttagcaTTAGCTTTAGGCTTAGGGGGACAGCTCCAACTTCCGTTGTGTTTTCTGAACTAACCAGATTCAaacggaaaaaagaaaaaagaactcGAAATACAGAAAATATCACAATCTGTCGTcggcctgaaaaaaaattagcttctGTAATTTTCCTTTAAACCTTAAGCTTTAGTGTTTTAACTTCGTTTTCAGGCTCGTTTTTCGGGCTTCATGTTTTATCAGATTTGAGATAAATTTCTAAATCAGCacaatattttcattaaaacgcaataggaaaataatgaaaaaaacaatgttttttgttgggtGTTTTTGGAATCATTGTCATATATGTACATAAATTACAGAATTGGTTGTCGAATCAAATATATATAAGCGCCTATGGGTGTCTGGAGGAGAGGatcggaaaaccaaaaaatctggAGAGAGTAAattaaagtgaaatttttcagttgtagCAAAAGGTTGTGGGGAGTCGAATCGAATCAGAGGGGGGCCTAGAAACAGGGAacatcatttattttttgggggattttttgaatgtttcttttttgaaaaaaatacccGCCGACACacattgttttgttttgttacgCGCTGAATAAACTGGGGGGAAAAACTTGAGGGAAAATGGGAATCTTAGAAAAGAAGTTGGGAGACGAAGACGAAGAGGATCGGGAGAAAATGTCGAGGTTTCCGGGAGGAATAACCTGCGATTCTGGCTCAAAACGGGAAAAAACTGCGGACTGGTTCTACAAATTTGCAGTGAAAAAACCGTATGGGGGCAAATTAATGGGGGTACGCGGGGGGGTGGAGAACAAAATAAACTTGTGATGCCTATAGTGTTGTGGGGGCGAAATGTACAgttttgagggaaaaataggaaaaaaaatcagattttatacacaaacagaaaaaaaagaaaagaagaagaatcgAATTGAGTGGAGACATCTAGACGCCGCAGGGGGGTCGTGTCCCTTGTTGGTGTGCTCTACTCCCTGAGCTTCTAGAACGGACCAGTCTTGTTGGTTGGGGGGCAAAAGAACAATTAAGAAAAGGATTGAGGTGACAGAACGCGATGCGTGGTGGGATCACAATTGGATTGATAGAATATGAGTATGACgaatcgaaatttgaaaaaaaaacacttgggAACGGGCAAATGTATGTACAGGAACGGCGGCGCAGGTGCAGAGAGTTTACGAAAAGTCCATGTGATAATGACCCGAGTTTGACTGTTGGGTGTTGATCGGGTCTGGGGAGAAGCCAGAGGCGTCCCAATGAATGTCTGGTGACATTTGTGAGCTGTGGAAGTGTGGTGATGGATGAGCGCCGGCCGATGAGATGAGTGGATCGCCGTTCATCATTGGCTGAAAATAGTTTGAGGTTGCAGAAGTCGGAATAAGGCTGGTGTGCCTAGAGTCACCACAAAGTAAGTCTAAAAGGACAGGCATATTTTACactcaaaaattgcataaCATCAGTTACTGCCTTCAATCTGAGCAAAAATTTATGGTAGGCACAACATGTAAAAAAAACCGCAAACTGAGGCAACTAGTTACGCCAAGCGACACAACAAAGTAGGAATGTATTTAAAGCAGTTGCGTGcgtaaaaatcatttttctagcTACTTTTAGCTACTTCTAGCTTCTAACACCGGGTAGTGGCATTAGTCCCGTGAAAGTCAAAAACTACAGAAGCTCTACAGGTAGGCGAAAAATGTCTACCCGTGTGCCTATCAGGCACAAGTAGGTTGGGTGACTTCAAAGTAATTCTTAAAGGCACACAGCCTGGTATTTCCATGCTACCAAAATCAGCAGAAGTTAGACTAAATTGGCCTAGAATACTAGGAGCCGAGCCAATTCACAGAGCACTGGAGCTAccaaaaatcagtttcaaCATGCAACACAATCCTCGCAACAAAAACTCACGTTGAGATCGTCCATCATGAGGTCGGAGAAGGCGTTCGATCCGGGCAGCTTCCACGACGCGGTGCCGCTGCTCGTCCCTAGAATTCACAAATTGGCTCCAGAAGAAAACCACGTGCATGAAATGATTGAGAGATTGGCTCACTATAATCTGGCGGGCTAGCCGATCCGACCGAGAAGAAGCTGTCCGACGGCGCCGAGTTGTTCATGAAGTTGTTCGGGCGCGAGTCGTTCGGCGATGTGATCTGCATGGCGGCGGTGTTGTTTGTCACCTCGGATAGGAAGCCGGATGAGGACTGAAACATTTGCACCcggtttaaataaaaaatatcccAAAAAACTCACCACAAACGATCCGGTCGGCGTGTGATTTGGTGGCGACTCGTCGATTTCCTGCTTAATCGGTCGCTCGATCACTTTCGGGATCGGTGGAAGATGCGATGGCGGGACCTGCACTCCCTGCCTGGCGAGCATCTCCTCGAGCTCTTTCACCCGGTCGGCGTACTTGTGAGCCGTCGATTCCAGCGATTTCTGCTGCTGTTGGGTTTTCATCGCTTGCTCGCGATCTTTTTGGAGCACTCGGATGTAGTCACACGAGGCTTTTAGAATTGTTCCTTTGTTGAGTTTCAtgtctctgaaaatgtttttgattatATAATTTAGGCTCATTTAGTTTGATCAACAATTTTcgaacttcccgccaaaaactatacaaaacctacgtggtgtcagagtgtcccatttcggtttgatctacgtagatctacgagaatAGCGGGAATTTACAattagacgcagacttctcaactgattttgcatggtggcacatttttggggaaaaattcccacatttttgtagattaaaCCGtcatgggacagcctgacaccgcGTGCCCGTTTGTTTGGTGGAGCGCGTTTACACCGTAAgtcttaaattttccaaatttaccgctgagaacacaaaaaaaatgaattttactGGATCTTgacagcaatttttttaattaaaattgggttgttgccaaaaatttctacttttttttatctCAAATGTTTCTAGAAACACTCACTCTGATGTGTTCTTCGGCAACATTTGTCCGAGCTCCTTAATCCTGTCATTTATATTATATCTTCGTCGgcgttcaactgaaaaaaatgaatcgaaaattcattttaaaaaaatttgaaagcctCGAAAACTCACTCATATTGTGAATGTCCTTCTTCCTGCGGTCGCGGTAATAGTCCTCCGGATCATTATCACCGCCACTATTCCCACCGCCGTTCGACACGGCGCCAATCATCTTCTCAATGTCGATCGAACTCGTCGGCGCCGAACTTGAGACGACCTGAACATTTTGGGGCATATAACTTGAGAAATTAGAGAGAcaatttttggcgcaaaatcgACGGAAAGTAGGAGGAGGATCTGATGAGAAaccggttttttttgtttcgttccTTCGTTCGATATAACACTTAttgtatcaattttcaagGCACATGGTCATTTTTATCATACTGCTAAAAATACACTTACTAACCTGTCTGAAATTGTTCGACATTGCGTTTGGAATTGTGATCGGGCTTCCAGAGTGTCCTGAGCCAGCCCGGGAGCTGGCGCCTGGAATCGGTCTTGCCATCGACATGGTTTTTTCTCCACCAATCGTCATctgcaattttgattttaggcGCTTTTGAGCAAACATTTCAGCAAATTagtttttggacaaaaaaaaaagaaattagtGCAAAACTATATACTAACCGGTCGTGTCGCTCCTGGACGCATTCGCTGATCATCTTCCATGCCCATGAGCTCATCAATGATCAGGTCGTCAAGCTGGAAATCGGGAGCATAGGGCGGACTAGTCAGGTGAGGGTTAAGAGATAAATTAGCGACTACAACAAAAATGACACGTaggtttttaggtttttagaaaataaaggTAAAGTATTAGTTAAAACCATCAGGTTGAATAGGAAGAAATCACCAACCTCTGTGCCAAATACACCACCGACACCACCGGGCGTTGGGCTCTCTCCGAATCTGTGAATTTTGTCGCTGCCGTCACTGGGTGGGGATCCGCGGGGCTGAAAATATAGGGTTTAAGGTAAGGTATCTTTGAGTAGCTTTTCGATgtttaaatagaaattttgcAACTAATATTTATACggcagaattgaaaaaaatgcactatTAACCTGATATTTTCTAACAGAGTACGGGCCATTCGGCCTTTTAGACATTTTGGCCGACGGTGGAGATGGTGACTTGCTGCTACTGTTACTATCCGACCGCATCGACGAGACATATGAAAAAAGACGCCGATCGTCTGCGGATGGTGACCACCTCGGGTTCGTCGGCGCAGAAACCAGCCGCCGTCTGGATGGGGTGGCTCGAATCCGATTGCCCGACGAGCTCATCGGTCGACCCACCAAAGAGGCAAGCGTCTCGTTGGAAATGTCAACGCGGTCGTCGTCATCggccattttttttcctttttttcagcgGTTATATGGACGGGGACGATCAATTGTGTATGAATTGCTGCTGAAGAAGGCGATGTGCCGTGAATAGATGGGAAGATGGAAAATAGATggcgagaagaagaagaagaaaaaaagagcgaTAACAAGAGAGAAAAGAAGTAAGCGACCAAAGTACAAGAATGACATTTTAATGGGTAGATATGAGGGTTAAAGTGGAGGGAAGATGAAAATGACACACAAAATAGTATAAAAAGTCAGTCATATGGTGGGCGGATGAATTACTAATTGGGTGGTAGAGAAGCACATGCCCCATTTTTTACGGCATATGGTCTTGTTATTTGGCGTTCCGATCAAACTGAAGACATAAAAAGTACTGAtaactataaaaaaaagagaatagaGGTTAAAGTAATATACTTAAAAACCTATATCAAAACTGCtatcaatagaaaaaaaaataggagtAGTGATCGATGTAACACATTAGTATGTAATTTAAGCTTGCGTGATATTATGTTCTAGACTATTTTTCTCCTGTACATCAAAATATCTTTTCATGTATTATTAAAGTAATATTTTAtagtagaaaacaaaaaaatcttttaaaaaaaggtaacTTAAACTAGAGATCAAAGTAAGATACTTAACACGCATCTTAGTATAAATAATATGtataacttttataaaaaataataaggtATTATCACAGAGACTGGTATACCAAAaaggtgaaaatttggaaaaaaaaaactaaattgaaTCAGAGATCAAGTATAATGTCTacaattttcgtttgaaaaaaggcattttttttagataagaGCACCAACTCCTATTGGAACTTGAAAagtcagtttttaaaaaatcgatgaatcgAATGGCATAGAAATTGAAAGtctatgtgtgtgtgtgtgtattcTGTGTGTGTATGATGTTGGTTGGTGGCAGGAAAAACGACACAAAAAGACCCCCACTGGGTGCGAGAGAGGAAAGAAAGATGCAACATCATACAGCGGACGAGAAGAATgagcgagagagagagaggggagACGCCTACAACGAGAGACCCCTTTCTCTGGATAGAATATGTGAGATGGTTGGAAGAGAACACGGAGACACAGACAGTTTTTCGGTTTCtctttttcgaacttttcagCTGGCATACACGCGACGAGCAATAGAGGAAAGAGATAGCGgcgaaaaaatggagaaaaaaaatataaaaaaagaagaagagaaaaaaggagCTTCTGACAATCTCTATGGGTAATTACGAAGATGGATGCGTCTTCTAAGGGGgcagattttttatttttttatttttctcagtgGAAAGAGCGAAAGAGCCAAAGATTGTGCATATAATGATCGAAACAGGTCGGTCTTTCCTGTCTAAACATGACCGAGAGATGACCCAATAAAGCCGTGTGCACTCGCTTCAAATTTCGTCTACTCTCCGCTTTATAATATACCCAGAATTTGCGTCAATTGTTATGTTATACGAGTGTGTATGCGAAACTCATCGAGTATTTATGAagctttttagaaaatgagaGGATAAAGGAAGATTCTAGATGGAGCTAGATGAATCGACAGGTGTGCAACAACTGAGAGCCTGTATTAGAATAttagaaatatcgatttttgtgcgAAGAATTGCATCGTCGTCTTCCAGAGAACAGAATTGGtaaggaaagaagaagaagaaacaggTTCGATGGTGGCGGTGGAAGATGGAAGacggaagaagaagaagaagatggatGTAACAAAGAAAGTGGCTTACGTCCGCGAATTACACCAGCCCAGAAGATTCTGATATTGAGAGTAGTAGTAGACACCTAGGGTTCCCCCCGCCCGCTCAAAAGATCATTTTGTGGAGAACAAATAGATAGTTTGCGGGGTGGTAGACCGATGCTTCGCTCAATTATGTTTTGTTCGATGTACTAGATAGAACAAGTACTAGGTTAGCTGACAACATTATTCCTCGATTTTGGTTCAACCCAGGTTAAGCTGCAGAAAAGCTTGATTAACGGAGTTGagactttttcaatattattggTCGAGTTGATTGATCATTTTTGGTCATGTTCAAgtaaagaacattttttgttagatttgCCTAATCTAACTAGtaagttacaaaaatttcgGTCCGAATTGGCCAGAACGAAAGAacgaaatttcagttaaaactAGGCAAGTTCAGTTTAagctgcaaaaattgaaaagccaAATTCGAAAGTCCaagatacaaaaattttctgtcgAAATCGGCAAGTCCGACTATCGAAATTCTCGAAAAGTTTCAGGTCAAGCGACAAATAATTACGTAAAAATTGGCCAAGTCTAATCGACAAAactttcctttaaaaattggccaagtgacaaaatttttcgtcaaaattggCTGAGCCCGACTAACGAAAGTTTGGTCAAAAAATGGCTAAGTCCGAACAAGCACAAagagtttttgtaaaaattggcaaagtgCAAgtagcaaaaatttcagtcaaaactgACATAATCTAAGTtacgaaaatttcagtcaaactTGGACAGGTCCAAGTTACGAAAAAATTATGTCAAAATTGGCTAAGTCCGACTAACAAAAAAGTTGGTCGAAGTACAAttgacaaaattgtttttaaaattgccatgcggcattttttagtgaaaatagtaacaaaaatttctttcaaaagttGCCGAGTCcaacatttccagaaaattttcaattcacacTACATGTCAAAATTTCACTATAGTGAGCCGAAAAAGACAAAGACCTTTGAAATTTATGAGTTATTCTCTCAAAGACCCTCACCGCGCTAGGACGTACATATTTCCTTTAATGGGGAGAAATTGGAAAGACAATGGATTTCTACGCCCCGCACCACGGAACTAATTATGTGTATACGCGATGCGGTAACTCACTTTTGATATGCAAATAGACAGCGAGTCAAAGTGAACAGCCCCTGTGTGTAATGGAAACCTGTAGGAGACGAGGGGAAAACAAGATCATATCTGGATGTGAGAAAGTTGATGTGTCTAGATAACAGCTGATGGTGTAACCGACGCTTGAAATGTTCTTTACTTGGGATGGcggaaaagaaaatggaaaaagagatAGAAAGGGagcgggtttttttttgtgcactAAAAGTACTTGGCTAGGCACCAGAGTACAAAACGAGAACAACAGACATTTCTCTTGAAGTTACAAGGGCCAACTGATTCATTTTCGTGCCGTGACCTCAAACCTCGTTGTTATTGTT includes:
- the hlh-30 gene encoding Helix-loop-helix protein 30 (Confirmed by transcript evidence) is translated as MEQRRETGNLIPIAQRSMGSTSTPFGSAPTQSYFGGGSSGAALSSPRKMQQTHQMLFGNIQPPRGSPPSDGSDKIHRFGESPTPGGVGGVFGTEMTIGGEKTMSMARPIPGASSRAGSGHSGSPITIPNAMSNNFRQVVSSSAPTSSIDIEKMIGAVSNGGGNSGGDNDPEDYYRDRRKKDIHNMIERRRRYNINDRIKELGQMLPKNTSEDMKLNKGTILKASCDYIRVLQKDREQAMKTQQQQKSLESTAHKYADRVKELEEMLARQGVQVPPSHLPPIPKVIERPIKQEIDESPPNHTPTGSFVSSSGFLSEVTNNTAAMQITSPNDSRPNNFMNNSAPSDSFFSVGSASPPDYRTSSGTASWKLPGSNAFSDLMMDDLNPMMNGDPLISSAGAHPSPHFHSSQMSPDIHWDASGFSPDPINTQQSNSGHYHMDFS
- the hlh-30 gene encoding Helix-loop-helix protein 30 (Confirmed by transcript evidence); the encoded protein is MAASWLPNQMEQRRETGNLIPIAQRSMGSTSTPFGSAPTQSYFGGGSSGAALSSPRKMQQTHQMLFGNIQPPRGSPPSDGSDKIHRFGESPTPGGVGGVFGTEMTIGGEKTMSMARPIPGASSRAGSGHSGSPITIPNAMSNNFRQVVSSSAPTSSIDIEKMIGAVSNGGGNSGGDNDPEDYYRDRRKKDIHNMIERRRRYNINDRIKELGQMLPKNTSEDMKLNKGTILKASCDYIRVLQKDREQAMKTQQQQKSLESTAHKYADRVKELEEMLARQGVQVPPSHLPPIPKVIERPIKQEIDESPPNHTPTGSFVSSSGFLSEVTNNTAAMQITSPNDSRPNNFMNNSAPSDSFFSVGSASPPDYRTSSGTASWKLPGSNAFSDLMMDDLNPMMNGDPLISSAGAHPSPHFHSSQMSPDIHWDASGFSPDPINTQQSNSGHYHMDFS
- the hlh-30 gene encoding Helix-loop-helix protein 30 (Confirmed by transcript evidence), with the protein product MAASWLPNQMEQRRETGNLIPIAQRSMGSTSTPFGSAPTQSYFGGGSSGAALSSPRKMQQTHQMLFGNIQPPRGSPPSDGSDKIHRFGESPTPGGVGGVFGTELDDLIIDELMGMEDDQRMRPGATRPMTIGGEKTMSMARPIPGASSRAGSGHSGSPITIPNAMSNNFRQVVSSSAPTSSIDIEKMIGAVSNGGGNSGGDNDPEDYYRDRRKKDIHNMIERRRRYNINDRIKELGQMLPKNTSEDMKLNKGTILKASCDYIRVLQKDREQAMKTQQQQKSLESTAHKYADRVKELEEMLARQGVQVPPSHLPPIPKVIERPIKQEIDESPPNHTPTGSFVSSSGFLSEVTNNTAAMQITSPNDSRPNNFMNNSAPSDSFFSVGSASPPDYRTSSGTASWKLPGSNAFSDLMMDDLNPMMNGDPLISSAGAHPSPHFHSSQMSPDIHWDASGFSPDPINTQQSNSGHYHMDFS
- the hlh-30 gene encoding Helix-loop-helix protein 30 (Confirmed by transcript evidence) — its product is MADDDDRVDISNETLASLVGRPMSSSGNRIRATPSRRRLVSAPTNPRWSPSADDRRLFSYVSSMRSDSNSSSKSPSPPSAKMSKRPNGPYSVRKYQPRGSPPSDGSDKIHRFGESPTPGGVGGVFGTELDDLIIDELMGMEDDQRMRPGATRPMTIGGEKTMSMARPIPGASSRAGSGHSGSPITIPNAMSNNFRQVVSSSAPTSSIDIEKMIGAVSNGGGNSGGDNDPEDYYRDRRKKDIHNMIERRRRYNINDRIKELGQMLPKNTSEDMKLNKGTILKASCDYIRVLQKDREQAMKTQQQQKSLESTAHKYADRVKELEEMLARQGVQVPPSHLPPIPKVIERPIKQEIDESPPNHTPTGSFVSSSGFLSEVTNNTAAMQITSPNDSRPNNFMNNSAPSDSFFSVGSASPPDYRTSSGTASWKLPGSNAFSDLMMDDLNPMMNGDPLISSAGAHPSPHFHSSQMSPDIHWDASGFSPDPINTQQSNSGHYHMDFS
- the hlh-30 gene encoding Helix-loop-helix protein 30 (Confirmed by transcript evidence), producing the protein MGMEDDQRMRPGATRPMTIGGEKTMSMARPIPGASSRAGSGHSGSPITIPNAMSNNFRQVVSSSAPTSSIDIEKMIGAVSNGGGNSGGDNDPEDYYRDRRKKDIHNMIERRRRYNINDRIKELGQMLPKNTSEDMKLNKGTILKASCDYIRVLQKDREQAMKTQQQQKSLESTAHKYADRVKELEEMLARQGVQVPPSHLPPIPKVIERPIKQEIDESPPNHTPTGSFVSSSGFLSEVTNNTAAMQITSPNDSRPNNFMNNSAPSDSFFSVGSASPPDYRTSSGTASWKLPGSNAFSDLMMDDLNPMMNGDPLISSAGAHPSPHFHSSQMSPDIHWDASGFSPDPINTQQSNSGHYHMDFS
- the hlh-30 gene encoding Helix-loop-helix protein 30 (Confirmed by transcript evidence), translated to MADDDDRVDISNETLASLVGRPMSSSGNRIRATPSRRRLVSAPTNPRWSPSADDRRLFSYVSSMRSDSNSSSKSPSPPSAKMSKRPNGPYSVRKYQPRGSPPSDGSDKIHRFGESPTPGGVGGVFGTEMTIGGEKTMSMARPIPGASSRAGSGHSGSPITIPNAMSNNFRQVVSSSAPTSSIDIEKMIGAVSNGGGNSGGDNDPEDYYRDRRKKDIHNMIERRRRYNINDRIKELGQMLPKNTSEDMKLNKGTILKASCDYIRVLQKDREQAMKTQQQQKSLESTAHKYADRVKELEEMLARQGVQVPPSHLPPIPKVIERPIKQEIDESPPNHTPTGSFVSSSGFLSEVTNNTAAMQITSPNDSRPNNFMNNSAPSDSFFSVGSASPPDYRTSSGTASWKLPGSNAFSDLMMDDLNPMMNGDPLISSAGAHPSPHFHSSQMSPDIHWDASGFSPDPINTQQSNSGHYHMDFS
- the hlh-30 gene encoding Helix-loop-helix protein 30 (Confirmed by transcript evidence); translated protein: MIRQLNSPGGGGGLGLNNPRAQQPPGAQQQQQPQQAQQQFYDDEPYQANASQFRFGAGKSMEQRRETGNLIPIAQRSMGSTSTPFGSAPTQSYFGGGSSGAALSSPRKMQQTHQMLFGNIQPPRGSPPSDGSDKIHRFGESPTPGGVGGVFGTEMTIGGEKTMSMARPIPGASSRAGSGHSGSPITIPNAMSNNFRQVVSSSAPTSSIDIEKMIGAVSNGGGNSGGDNDPEDYYRDRRKKDIHNMIERRRRYNINDRIKELGQMLPKNTSEDMKLNKGTILKASCDYIRVLQKDREQAMKTQQQQKSLESTAHKYADRVKELEEMLARQGVQVPPSHLPPIPKVIERPIKQEIDESPPNHTPTGSFVSSSGFLSEVTNNTAAMQITSPNDSRPNNFMNNSAPSDSFFSVGSASPPDYRTSSGTASWKLPGSNAFSDLMMDDLNPMMNGDPLISSAGAHPSPHFHSSQMSPDIHWDASGFSPDPINTQQSNSGHYHMDFS
- the hlh-30 gene encoding Helix-loop-helix protein 30 (Confirmed by transcript evidence) → MIRQLNSPGGGGGLGLNNPRAQQPPGAQQQQQPQQAQQQFYDDEPYQANASQFRFGAGKSMEQRRETGNLIPIAQRSMGSTSTPFGSAPTQSYFGGGSSGAALSSPRKMQQTHQMLFGNIQPPRGSPPSDGSDKIHRFGESPTPGGVGGVFGTELDDLIIDELMGMEDDQRMRPGATRPMTIGGEKTMSMARPIPGASSRAGSGHSGSPITIPNAMSNNFRQVVSSSAPTSSIDIEKMIGAVSNGGGNSGGDNDPEDYYRDRRKKDIHNMIERRRRYNINDRIKELGQMLPKNTSEDMKLNKGTILKASCDYIRVLQKDREQAMKTQQQQKSLESTAHKYADRVKELEEMLARQGVQVPPSHLPPIPKVIERPIKQEIDESPPNHTPTGSFVSSSGFLSEVTNNTAAMQITSPNDSRPNNFMNNSAPSDSFFSVGSASPPDYRTSSGTASWKLPGSNAFSDLMMDDLNPMMNGDPLISSAGAHPSPHFHSSQMSPDIHWDASGFSPDPINTQQSNSGHYHMDFS
- the hlh-30 gene encoding Helix-loop-helix protein 30 (Confirmed by transcript evidence) — its product is MEQRRETGNLIPIAQRSMGSTSTPFGSAPTQSYFGGGSSGAALSSPRKMQQTHQMLFGNIQPPRGSPPSDGSDKIHRFGESPTPGGVGGVFGTELDDLIIDELMGMEDDQRMRPGATRPMTIGGEKTMSMARPIPGASSRAGSGHSGSPITIPNAMSNNFRQVVSSSAPTSSIDIEKMIGAVSNGGGNSGGDNDPEDYYRDRRKKDIHNMIERRRRYNINDRIKELGQMLPKNTSEDMKLNKGTILKASCDYIRVLQKDREQAMKTQQQQKSLESTAHKYADRVKELEEMLARQGVQVPPSHLPPIPKVIERPIKQEIDESPPNHTPTGSFVSSSGFLSEVTNNTAAMQITSPNDSRPNNFMNNSAPSDSFFSVGSASPPDYRTSSGTASWKLPGSNAFSDLMMDDLNPMMNGDPLISSAGAHPSPHFHSSQMSPDIHWDASGFSPDPINTQQSNSGHYHMDFS
- the hlh-30 gene encoding Helix-loop-helix protein 30 (Confirmed by transcript evidence); translation: MADDDDRVDISNETLASLVGRPMSSSGNRIRATPSRRRLVSAPTNPRWSPSADDRRLFSYVSSMRSDSNSSSKSPSPPSAKMSKRPNGPYSVRKYQPRGSPPSDGSDKIHRFGESPTPGGVGGVFGTELDDLIIDELMGMEDDQRMRPGATRPMTIGGEKTMSMARPIPGASSRAGSGHSGSPITIPNAMSNNFRQVVSSSAPTSSIDIEKMIGAVSNGGGNSGGDNDPEDYYRDRRKKDIHNMIERRRRYNINDRIKELGQMLPKNTSEDMKLNKGTILKASCDYIRVLQKDREQAMKTQQQQKSLESTAHKYADRVKELEEMLARQGVQVPPSHLPPIPKVIERPIKQEIDESPPNHTPTGSFVSSSGFLSEVTNNTAAMQITSPNDSRPNNFMNNSAPSDSFFSVGSASPPDYSEPISQSFHARGFLLEPICEF